The Alnus glutinosa chromosome 8, dhAlnGlut1.1, whole genome shotgun sequence DNA segment ACTACCTTCTCCTCCAAGAGGACAACCTCACCCTACGAGAGAAAACATCCTACCAATttccaaaaacacaaacacaaaacacGTAGTGCTTCCCTCCTCAACAAACAATGCTTTTttctttgctctctctctctcctttttcttcttgttagTGTGGGCTGGATGAGTAGTTAAAGCATTAGAATTTAACATAGATGTCTGCTTTCATTATTTTGTACAGGAAATAtacaaatttataattaaatatgtgAGTCTCACAGACTTACTGTTGttctaaagaaaataatatagatttttttttttttttttttttgaagttaaaGAAAATAGTTACCTACAATATTTTTTCGAAAAATAATATGCGGAACTCTACTGGCGAGTTCTAGTTCGATTCTCCCAACAATATTCCGGATTAAATTGATGTCCAAATTAGGGATACGTCTGAAGTATGTAACAGTTACTCATTATTTTACACTCGATGAGTGATAAGACCATTGAAGTTTAACATCAAATTTATCACGGTAAGAAAGGCCATTGGAGTACAGCAAATTCATCAccgtaaaaataataataaaaaaaacgcTTGTgcctaaaaaataaatgaattttttttagatcaaACAAACGCGGCTTAGTTAAAaagtagtaaaaaaataattgatgtgatataaagtataaaaaagtttaaaattatataaaaaagtgaaaaaattttattcgtaataaatttttttatttgaataataataaaaaattattgatgtggtataaaaaataaaaaataaaaaataatttttatccaacttttttttttatttagaagaaataaaaaaaaaaaagaataggagTGGGAGTTGTTAgccaaacaagcccttaatAATCCATTAATCCCTCTCCTTCCTTCCTTGCGGCGCGGagagtattttcttcttctctcactTGTGCGACAAGTTGGATCCAATAGATGTCTCTGGGAAATTGGAGAAGGTTCGGTGTCCTTTGATTTGAAgtagaaaaaagagagaaaaagaaggaaggaaAAAGACGATAATGTGGAGGCGGAGCCACGCGACCGAGCTGGGGTGCATTGCGTGCGAGGAGCTGAGCGAGATTGGCGCCGGGAAGGAGGGATGGCTGGTGGACGACCCCAACCTTCTCTGCGCGCTCGACACCCACGCCCTCGCCATCGCCAACAGGTTCCTTATCCTCGTCCTCGGTTGGTCCGATCCCGACGCGCCCCGCCTCAAGATCCGACCTGATCTCTCCCCGATCGCCGCCGAGCACATCACCGCCGTAGAGTGGTTGGTGTTCGACGATATGCGGGTGGTCGTGGCCGGGACCTCTTCTGGGTATTTCCTCATTTACTCTCTGAGCGGTGATTTGATTCACAAACAGGTGAGGGGAATGAATTAGCGGACCTTTGGTTTTGAATGTTGTTTGGTTGGTGAGAAAGATCTGGGAAATTAAGGAGTTTGGAATTCCCCAAATGGTGGATAATTTATGAGTTTATTGAGTTCTTTTTTATGCTTTGGGAATTTCCTATCTGATCCGTTTTCTAGCATTTCCCCACTAACCCAAAAATGCCTTATCTGTATCTTCGGTCGTCTGCATGCTTGTGGAGAGAATGGGGTAAAGAAGTTGTATTGAAACCAAAACCTGGACTCAACTGAGCATTAATACAAGTATACAACCTTTTACCTTTGAAGGTAGTTGTTTTGATTGTAGTCAATGCAGGAATTGCCTTTAAGTTCTTTAAACTAAATAATGCATATACTACAGTACATCGATTCCTGGTCTAGTTTGATCTATAAGGCTGCATCGTTGAGCAAATTTTACCACCACCAccagacaaaaaaagaaaaaagggtgcAACGTTTACCACGTTCCTAATGTAAATCTGATATTAGTGTATGTCATTTGATCGTCCGTGTTAGTACAGATTTGTTAATTGATGAAGTTTAGCTCAGATTGTTATATTTATGGCGAAACTCATAATTTATTTGTCTACTTACAGATGATATATCCTGGACGAATTCTGAAGTTAAGAGTTCGTGGAACAAAGAGAGATTTGACCCAGGACACATCCTCAGAGGAGGTTTGTGTTGTCATGGCCGGTGTAGTTGCTCGCTATGATGGTTCTGATATTCAGGTAGATGTTATTATCTTTTGCCAAGCTATAAATATTTTGGAAGCAATTTCTTCTTTGGACATAAACCGAGAGGTGCTTTATCATTAATCATGCAATCCTTATAGTAAATAGTATGATGCAAATGAGCAAGTTCTTGTCTTTGATGgatttctaaaagaaaataaagaggtCATATTTAATGATTACCTTGAGATTAAGTCTTCAATTGTGCCCCATCAATTGGCTGGAgactacgcctcatgaagcggaggtcactagttcgaatctctcttTCCCCCTTCTCCCCATGGAGAcagaaaattacttataaaaaaaagtctttttttGCCCCATATATTCTTGTTCTACTCTCAGACTTATTAGCTTCTAGCCTCCGGGGATCTTAACTAATTATGACTCTAATGACTTGCTTTACATGCTTGATACTTAGAGTATGCTGCACCAATGGTTTCAAGAAACACATACTCAGTTTTGGGATCAGAAACCAAAAAGGCGAGATTTAGAGGGCCCAGAAACACCTTACACAAAATTACCTTTTCAGTTATGGAATGTTAGCAAGTATGGGTCTTGTGCTGATGCTGCAATCACTGGCATTATGCCTCCACCGCTGATGGAACTCCAGGTACAAACTATGCCCCTGATTTTATTAATGTATAGTTGGTTTCTTTAGAAGCTGTGTTGATGGGTTGAGGTTCTATTTAGTTAACCAGTGGTAATTTTCTTATGTATGTTGGTTTCTGAAACATATTATAATACTGTAAGTATCTGTCATGTTGTCTTGCTACCTTTGGTAATTTGTCTCATAAAATAATGGAAAATTTCTGAAGTTATTCTGGTATTTGAATTCAGCTGCTTTTATTGTTGGGCAGTCAAGTCAACGTTATTACTGTGCTGTCACTATAGGAGAGGATGCTGTGATTTCAGCATTCAGGTAGTGATGCGAGTTCTTACTATACAGTGTTTGctgatttatttttatgataaaagtgatttttatctCCTGCAGCCAAAGTAATATCTTTGTTATTTGTCCTTTCTATTGGTATTTTTTTCAAAGGCTTTCAGAAGACAAAAACAGGTCTTTAGTTGGAGCTATTTTGTCAAAAGTTGTGCCTGCAGCATTTTCAACAATAGCTTCTTTTTCAAGAATGATTTGGCGGAGTGAACAAACGTCACCAAGAAAATCAGATGTGAAGCCTCGACCATTTGCTCGAGGTAAAGAATGGATTTTGTTTATCATTTGGTTATTGTTATGACAATTGCTTTCAGCTAGAGTAAAGAATTAAAGAAGGATGGTGCAACACCCCTGCCCGTTAGGGCTAGGTTCGTTAACTAAAGTCTCAAAGGCACAAAGGAATTACAAGGAAGCCTAGAGATATTAAATAATACtaaatgaattttatttcataaatgcAAAAGCGTCTAGGTCaaacataaaaatttaaatgtcaagataaaataacaaaagtgtcAAAAAAATTTTCACGGTGCCCTAAggaatttattaaaatctcAACATGAATTTCAGAAGCAACACATATGTGACCCACTCCTAAGTCTACACATTCTGGCCTCCTAGATTGTTTGCTCCATAACCTGAGAGGGGAAAACAAAAGGTGAGCGAAAGCTCAGCAAGTAATACTCCCAACCAAGTTAAAATGAATGGGTTAAAACTTTGAATTAAAACAGTTTTGGTAAAAACATGAGCGTAGGTGATTTTGATGTTTaggtttaaattttgaaaatcaaaatgGCCAACCCACCTAGGTGGCGTATGACAtgaattgctaggatttaggagTTTCAAAATCTGGCTCCAAGAATCAAAACATGCGATCCTTAGAAGATTTTGAACTATTTTGAGATCAAGCTTTATAACTCCAATATTGTGTCCATGGAGCTTTTAGGAAGATTTGCAATTCAAATCTTCAACAAAAATCCATGCATGCGATTTTGGTGGTTTTTGGC contains these protein-coding regions:
- the LOC133874539 gene encoding uncharacterized protein LOC133874539, with the protein product MWRRSHATELGCIACEELSEIGAGKEGWLVDDPNLLCALDTHALAIANRFLILVLGWSDPDAPRLKIRPDLSPIAAEHITAVEWLVFDDMRVVVAGTSSGYFLIYSLSGDLIHKQMIYPGRILKLRVRGTKRDLTQDTSSEEVCVVMAGVVARYDGSDIQSMLHQWFQETHTQFWDQKPKRRDLEGPETPYTKLPFQLWNVSKYGSCADAAITGIMPPPLMELQSSQRYYCAVTIGEDAVISAFRLSEDKNRSLVGAILSKVVPAAFSTIASFSRMIWRSEQTSPRKSDVKPRPFARASPLTCLKDHPRKGEKLTLSPSGTLAAITDSLGRILLLDTQALVVVRLWKGYRDASCLFMEMLVNRDTATPSSSSYETVKSDYCLCLAIHAPRKGIVEIWQMRTGPRLRIIQCVKGAKILQPTYRFGSSTTSSYVPLEVFLLNGDSGQISILNRTLN